The following proteins are encoded in a genomic region of Arachis ipaensis cultivar K30076 chromosome B02, Araip1.1, whole genome shotgun sequence:
- the LOC107624276 gene encoding subtilisin-like protease SBT1.9, translating to MATQVFLPLWFFSMITYFLSTKATIDNYIIHMDLLAMPKAFSSHHNWYKATLSLAMKNDHNTPLPSNKLIYSYKNVMNGFSASLTPQEHELIKASPGYISSILDAQVKLHTTHTPKFLGLNPSFGAWPNSQYGKDVIIGLVDTGVWPESESFKDNGGFTNVPSRWKGQCENSIHFNSSNCNKKLIGAKFFNKGLIAKNPKIKKISMNSTRDIEGHGTHTASTAAGSRVYNASYFGYATGTATGTAPMARLAVYKALWEEGAVSSDIIAAIDSAIEDGVDVLSLSFGFDRTPLYTDPVAIATFAAVEKGIFVTTSSGNDGPFLGTLHNGTPWVITVAASTVDREFHGTITLGNGVEITGLSLYPGPDVISHTSIVYDMAFCNDTNELHKVKDKIVVCEENGLVSLDDQFFKVENSKVFGAVFITNSSDILFYLQSSFPTLFVNPMNGKIIKDYIKVGGNGSKASMSFKETIYGTKPNPSVDSYSSRGPSYSCPNVLKPDIAAPGTLILAAWPYATPVAQLGSKNLLSNFNLLTGTSMACPHVAGIAALLKGAYPQWDHSAIRSAIMTTSDILDNTMKHIKDLGNGKKATPLALGAGHVNPNKALDPGLVYNLEVQDYVNLLCAMKMTQKEIKAITRRSSYNCPKNPKLDLNYPSFIAFYNGKKPSSNNESKTLVHEFHRTVTNVGEGHAIYVASVTPIKGFHVSVVPEKLVFKMKNEKQSYKLRIEGPKLMKKQIDFGYLSWTDLKHVVRSPIVVTSLPST from the exons aTGGCTACACAAGTTTTTCTCCCTTTGTGGTTCTTCTCTATGATCACATATTTCCTTTCAACAAAGGCTACTATTGATAACTACATCATCCATATGGATTTATTAGCCATGCCTAAAGCCTTCTCTAGCCACCATAATTGGTACAAAGCTACCCTTTCACTGGCAATGAAAAATGACCATAATACCCCTCTTCCCTCTAATAAGCTAATCTATTCCTACAAAAATGTCATGAATGGTTTTAGTGCAAGTTTGACACCTCAAGAGCATGAACTCATCAAAGCCTCACCAGGTTACATTTCTTCAATTCTTGATGCCCAAGTCAAACTCCACACAACACACACTCCAAAATTCCTTGGCCTTAATCCAAGTTTTGGTGCATGGCCTAATTCACAATATGGCAAAGATGTAATTATTGGTTTGGTGGACACTGGGGTTTGGCCAGAAAGTGAGAGCTTCAAAGATAATGGTGGATTCACCAATGTCCCTTCAAGATGGAAAGGTCAATGTGAGAATAGCATCCATTTCAACTCATCAAATTGCAACAAGAAACTCATTGGTGCTAAGTTCTTTAACAAAGGGTTGATTGCAAAGAACCCTAAGATCAAGAAGATATCCATGAACTCTACCCGTGACATTGAAGGCCATG GTACTCATACCGCATCGACTGCTGCCGGTAGCAGAGTTTATAATGCATCATACTTTGGGTATGCAACTGGAACAGCCACAGGAACAGCACCAATGGCACGTTTGGCTGTGTACAAGGCCTTATGGGAAGAAGGTGCTGTCTCTTCAGACATAATTGCAGCCATTGATAGTGCAATTGAAGATGGTGTTGATGTTCTTTCACTCTCATTTGGTTTTGATCGTACGCCTTTGTACACTGACCCTGTTGCAATAGCCACGTTTGCAGCCGTGGAGAAAGGCATATTTGTTACCACTTCTTCAGGGAACGATGGACCTTTCCTTGGAACACTTCACAATGGAACACCTTGGGTTATAACCGTTGCTGCTAGCACTGTGGACCGTGAGTTTCACGGAACAATAACATTAGGCAACGGTGTTGAAATTACCGGATTGTCCCTCTATCCGGGTCCTGATGTAATTAGCCACACTTCAATAGTGTACGACATGGCGTTTTGCAACGACACTAATGAGCTACACAAAGTTAAGGACAAGATTGTTGTGTGTGAGGAAAATGGATTAGTCTCTCTTGATGATCAATTTTTCAAGGTTGAAAATTCGAAAGTGTTTGGTGCTGTGTTCATAACAAATAGTAGTGACATCTTGTTCTACTTACAAAGCAGTTTCCCAACACTTTTTGTTAATCCCATGAATGGTAAGATTATTAAGGATTACATTAAGGTTGGTGGCAATGGTTCAAAAGCTAGCATGTCTTTTAAGGAAACAATTTATGGTACAAAACCAAACCCTAGTGTTGATAGTTATAGTTCTAGAGGGCCATCGTATAGTTGTCCAAATGTTCTGAAACCGGACATAGCGGCTCCCGGAACGTTGATCTTGGCGGCGTGGCCGTATGCGACTCCGGTTGCGCAATTGGGATCCAAAAACCTTCTGAGCAATTTTAATCTGTTAACTGGAACATCAATGGCATGTCCTCATGTTGCCGGCATAGCTGCCCTTCTTAAGGGTGCATACCCTCAATGGGACCATTCAGCAATAAG GTCGGCAATAATGACAACTTCGGATATATTGGACAACACAATGAAACACATCAAAGACCTTGGCAATGGTAAGAAAGCAACTCCTCTAGCCTTAGGAGCTGGTCATGTCAACCCAAATAAAGCACTTGACCCTGGCCTAGTTTACAATCTTGAGGTGCAAGATTATGTGAACCTTCTTTGTGCAATGAAGATGACACAAAAAGAGATCAAAGCAATCACAAGAAGATCTTCATACAATtgccctaaaaaccctaaattgGATCTTAATTACCCTTCTTTCATTGCTTTCTATAATGGAAAGAAACCTTCTTCTAATAATGAGTCAAAGACATTAGTTCATGAATTTCATAGAACAGTTACCAATGTTGGGGAGGGACATGCTATCTATGTTGCTAGTGTTACACCAATAAAAGGGTTCCACGTCAGCGTGGTCCCAGAAAAGTTGGTGTTCAAGATGAAGAATGAGAAGCAAAGTTACAAGTTGAGGATTGAAGGTCCAAAATTGATGAAGAAGCAAATTGATTTTGGGTATCTAAGTTGGACCGATTTGAAGCATGTTGTGAGAAGTCCTATTGTGGTCACAAGCCTGCCCTCCACTTAG